CATCCATCGCTGGAGCTTCTTGGTTTGCGACAGGAGTGTGACACGATCTTACGCCGATGTCTAAGGCGAAAACCTGAATTTATGAGGGCAATTTCATGTTGGCACAGGTGATACTTCCCATATCGGGTCGCCTCCTTGCGTTAGGCCTTTCTAAACGCAAGGGAAATTGATTGGTTAAAAGACGCGGCCAATGCCGATGAAATTATGCGAAAGGGCTAACTTCCCGTTACCGACGTTTGGTGATAGGAGCTTGCGCCATTCCACCATGCATCAGAAATAGATGCAGCCAGCGACAAGATGGGGACAGACGATGCCGGATCAGGACCACGCGGATACAAGGCTTCAACTCGCACGCCTTCGTCAGGAACACGAGGATTATGATGCTGCGATCAACGCCATGGTTCAGGTCGGCTGCGACGCCTTGCGGATCCAGCGGATGAAGAAGAAAAAGCTTGCCATCAAGGACAGGCTGACCAAACTGGAAGACCAGCTCATTCCCGATATCATTGCCTGAGAAAAGGGTGCCGCCGATGCAGGATGAAAGACCGCCCGTCGCCATCATCATGGGAAGCCAGTCCGACTGGGAAACCATGAAGAACGCTGCCGACACCCTGGACGCACTTGGCGTCAGCTACGAGGCACGCATTGTCTCCGCCCATCGCACCCCCGACCGCATGGTCGCTTTTTCCAAGGGTGCACGCGACGAAGGCTTCCAGGTGATCATTGCCGGAGCTGGCGGCGCCGCCCACCTGCCCGGCATGGTCGCCTCGATGACAGCGCTTCCGGTTTTCGGCGTGCCGGTGCAGTCAAAAACCATGTCCGGCCTCGACAGCCTTTATTCCATCGTGCAGATGCCGGCCGGTATTCCGGTCGGAACGCTCGCCATCGGCCGGGCTGGCGCTGTCAATGCCGCCCTGCTCGCAGCAAGAGTTCTGGCGTTGCAGGATGCCGATCTCGCCGACCGGCTGGATGACTGGACAGACAATCAGACTGCCGCCGTTGCCGACTATCCCACCGACGAAGCTCCCTGAGGCTTATAAACTGTACGGATCACACGCGTGAAGACCATTGGAATTATCGGCGGCGGCCAGCTTGGCCGCATGCTTGCTATGGCCGCAGCAAGGCTGGGGCTGAAGACCATCGTGCTGGAACCGCAGGCCGACTGTCCGGCCGCCCAGGTTGCCAACCGGCAGATATCAGCCAATTACGCTGACGAGGCAGCCCTTGCCGAACTGGCCGCCAGTTGCGACGTGGTCACCTACGAGTTTGAAAACGTGCCGGTCGCCGCCGCCGAAGCCCTGGCGCGCAGCGTGCCGGTCTACCCCCCAGCCAAGGCACTTGCCGTGTCCCAGGACAGGTTGAGCGAAAAGCGCTTTCTCAACGACAATGGCATTGCCACCGCCCCGTTTCGCACCGTCGACAGCCAGGCGGACCTGGAGCAGGCATTGGCCGAATTCGGTGGCGAAGGCGTGCTGAAAACCCGCCGCTTCGGCTATGACGGCAAGGGCCAGCGGGTCTATCGCAAGGGTGACGATGCCAGCGGCGGCTATCAGGCGCTTGGTGCCGTGCCGCTGATTCTCGAAGGTTTCGTGCCGTTTGCGCGGGAAATCTCGATCATCGCCGCCCGTTCGATATCAGGCGAAATCGCCTGCTACGATCCGGCTGAAAATATTCACCGCGACGGCATCCTGCACACCTCCACCGTGCCTGCGTCGATTTCGCCGCAGACCGCCGCTGCGGCCAAAAGTGCGGCGGAAAAGCTGCTGACCGGCCTCGACTATGTCGGCGTGGTCGGGCTCGAACTGTTCCTGATGGCCGATGGCAGCCTGATCGCCAATGAAATGGCCCCTCGGGTCCACAATTCCGGCCATTGGACGGAAGCGGCCTGCGTGATCTCGCAATTCGAACAACATATCCGCGCCGTTACCGGGTTGCCACTGGGCGATCCGGCCCGCCACGGCGATTGCGTCATGACCAATCTGATCGGCGACGATATTGTCGCCGTTCCAGATTGGCTGGCGAAACCCGGTGCGCTCGTCCATCTCTATGGCAAGGCTGAAGCACGGCCCGGCCGCAAAATGGGACATGTCACCGAGGTCAGGAACCGGGAATAACCTGCCATCAAAGGGCAAAATGCCTGGTTTTCCGGTTGACATGCCGGGTTAAGCCGGGGTATGTGCCACCAACCCTGAAACAGCGCGCCCAGCGGTGCGTTTTTCGTCGATATACATCCCGGCGGAACCAGACGGTTCCCTGGCAACCATGCGGATCTAAAAATGAAGATCAAGAATTCGCTGAAAGCGCTTAAGGCACGTCACCGCGACAACCGTCTGGTTCGCCGCAAGGGCCGCGTTTACATCATCAACAAGCAGAACCCGCGTTTCAAGGCCCGTCAGGGCTGATCGAAACCTCTCCTGCGGGAGAGCAGCATCACCTCGCTGTGATGCGTGGACTTCGGTCAATCGCAGAATTCGGTTTGAAACAGAGCGCATGCACGGTAGATTACCTGCATGCGCTCTGTTCGTTTGTTCATTCACCTGATTCTCACGTCCTGTATTCTGGTTGCCAGCGCCCTCGCCGGGCCTGCCGCCACGACGTATGCGCAGGATAGGCCAGGTGCTGCACCCAGCCAGCCTATGCCGCCTGCCCTGCCCTTCACGCCGGACCCTCAAAAGCCTGAGCCGAACCATCCTCAGACGGGTGAGCCAAGAGCGGACAAGGATGGCCAGCCGCCATCTTCTCAACAGCAAGGCCAATCTCCGCAGCAGGGCGAGGTCGAACGACTGGAAGACCGTAGCGACACAGCGGCGCTGTCTGGCAAGCCTGCGGACGAATTGCTGACCCAGTTGAAACGCGAACGCCAGCCGGAAGCAGCCAAGGCGATTGCCGCTGCCGTGATGGCGGATTGGTCGAATTCCGGCAGCCCAACCGTTAATCTGCTGATGCAATGGGCCGACAAGGCCATCAAGGACAAGAAGAACGCCGCAGCGCTGGACTTCCTCGATCAGGCGATCGTGCTGGAGCCCAATTATGCCAATGGCTGGGGGCACCGCGCCAGCCTGCATTATAGCCAGGGCAATTATCGCAAGGCGATTTCCGATCTCAATCACGTCCTGGCCATCGAACCGCGCCATTTCGGGGCGCTGGAAATGCTCGCCAATATCCTGGCCGAGACCGGCAGCGACCAAAAGGCGCTGGAAGCGTGGCAGCGCTACCTCGCCATCTATCCCGCCGACCGCGCCGCCCAGAAGACCGTGACCGAGCTTTCGGAGAAACTGGCAGGCGCCCGGACGTAATCATGACCCATTGCGGATGCAGTAGATTTAAAGTGTTACGGCGTCCTTTGTGCGTTTTATAAAACGCAAGGCGCTGTAATCCCTGCTGTGCCGCTAAGGACGGTGGCTTGGAGAAAGCCGAAGGCTATATTACCTTTCACACTCCACGCGCTCCGACCTGTGTTATGCGGACGAAAGAGGCCGTCGCTGTTAAATTTTCTGCGTCATTCTCTCTGATCGCTAAGCCGCTTTAAGGAATGACGCAGCAGGAACCCGTAAGCCATGCCTGCAATTCTGATCCTTGCTATCATTACTACACCTCTGATTGTAGCCTGGATGTTTTCCACAGTCAAAATAAGACAGATCACTGACGATAATCCGAATATCGGCACGCTCGTCCCGATAAGAGACACACACCTCAATCTTCTGCATATTCCGGCCTCTGAAAGCGCGGATCTGCCGCCGCTGCTGTTCATTCATGGCGCCAGCGGCAATCTGCGCGATCAGGCCGAGGCCTTTCGTCCGGCGCTGGAAGGGCGCGCAGATTTGATCTTCGTGGACCGACCGGGCCACGGCTATTCACCGCGTGGCGGACCGGAAAACGACACACCGGATGGCCAAGCCAACGCCATTGCCGAGGCCATGGATGCCCTTGGCCTATCGCGGGCCATTATCATCGGCCATTCCTTTGGCGGCGCCATTGCGGCCAGTTTTGCCGTTCTCCATCCAGAAAAGACGGCGGGTTTGCTTTTTCTGGCCCCTGCAACCCATCCCTGGCCCGGCGGTGTCGATTGGCATTATCATCTGACGGCAACACCAATCATCGGGCCGCTCTTTGCCCGCACCCTTGCGCCTCTTGCAGGGCTTGCCAAGATGGATGGAGCCATCGGGGCAGTCTTCGCTCCCAACCCACGTCCGGATGATTATATCGCCCGAACCGCCCCTACCCTGGTTCTGCGGCCCAGCACCTTCCGTCACAACGCCATCGACGTGTGCGGCTTGCACACCTATGTCACCCGAATGGCGCCCCGCTACCAGGAGATACAGGCCCCAACCGTGATCGTCACCGGTGACCGTGATGCCATCGTTCTTGCAGATATCCACTCCATTGGTCTTGCCCGCGACATTGCAGGCGCCGAGCTTATCTGGGTGCGACATTTAGGCCACAAGCCGGACTATTGCGCCACAGACCTAGCCGTTGCCGCCATTGAAAAAATAGCCGGCCAAGACCGCAATCTTCCATCTTTGGCCAGTAAAATCGGCGAAGCTCTTGAAATGTCAACAAACTGATAAAATTGCCAGCTACTTAAGAGCTCGATAACCACCGACATCGGCTATCTACAACCAATAGGATTGTGTTCTTGACATCACAATCAAAATAGCGCAAAACTATAAGCATAATAACAAACCAATTTAAAACGACAATATTACCAAAGACGAATTTATAGTCTATTTATATTTAAGAGTTATTAAATTATTTATAAGTAATAAAGTCGCCTCTCCCAAGGCGGCTTTATTATTTTATTGTATCTATACTGCAAAGCAACATTTATAGACTTATACTATTATGAATTAATGCAGAATTTCACAAATCGAATAGCAATCCCTAAGGGAATAGTGACTCAGGCTCAAAGCATGAGCACATCGATCCTGCATTTTAGAAACCGCAGGATACTCCATCTTTTTCTGTTGCCATCAGATTTTACCCAGACCGAGTAGCACGTCTCAGTCCACTCAATTGACCGGTTGGAGCGCCCTGTCACGAAAAACGCCGCCCGTCATCCCTGACAAGCGGCGCTAGAATTTTTCGGATACATAGCCCCTCAGAACGGTCACTGAAGATGACCCTTCACATTCTCTTTTCACATACCTCTACGACATGGCTCCTTCAAGGC
The Allorhizobium ampelinum S4 genome window above contains:
- a CDS encoding tetratricopeptide repeat protein, whose amino-acid sequence is MRSVRLFIHLILTSCILVASALAGPAATTYAQDRPGAAPSQPMPPALPFTPDPQKPEPNHPQTGEPRADKDGQPPSSQQQGQSPQQGEVERLEDRSDTAALSGKPADELLTQLKRERQPEAAKAIAAAVMADWSNSGSPTVNLLMQWADKAIKDKKNAAALDFLDQAIVLEPNYANGWGHRASLHYSQGNYRKAISDLNHVLAIEPRHFGALEMLANILAETGSDQKALEAWQRYLAIYPADRAAQKTVTELSEKLAGART
- a CDS encoding alpha/beta fold hydrolase, which produces MPAILILAIITTPLIVAWMFSTVKIRQITDDNPNIGTLVPIRDTHLNLLHIPASESADLPPLLFIHGASGNLRDQAEAFRPALEGRADLIFVDRPGHGYSPRGGPENDTPDGQANAIAEAMDALGLSRAIIIGHSFGGAIAASFAVLHPEKTAGLLFLAPATHPWPGGVDWHYHLTATPIIGPLFARTLAPLAGLAKMDGAIGAVFAPNPRPDDYIARTAPTLVLRPSTFRHNAIDVCGLHTYVTRMAPRYQEIQAPTVIVTGDRDAIVLADIHSIGLARDIAGAELIWVRHLGHKPDYCATDLAVAAIEKIAGQDRNLPSLASKIGEALEMSTN
- the purE gene encoding 5-(carboxyamino)imidazole ribonucleotide mutase, producing the protein MQDERPPVAIIMGSQSDWETMKNAADTLDALGVSYEARIVSAHRTPDRMVAFSKGARDEGFQVIIAGAGGAAHLPGMVASMTALPVFGVPVQSKTMSGLDSLYSIVQMPAGIPVGTLAIGRAGAVNAALLAARVLALQDADLADRLDDWTDNQTAAVADYPTDEAP
- the ykgO gene encoding type B 50S ribosomal protein L36: MKIKNSLKALKARHRDNRLVRRKGRVYIINKQNPRFKARQG
- a CDS encoding 5-(carboxyamino)imidazole ribonucleotide synthase, which encodes MKTIGIIGGGQLGRMLAMAAARLGLKTIVLEPQADCPAAQVANRQISANYADEAALAELAASCDVVTYEFENVPVAAAEALARSVPVYPPAKALAVSQDRLSEKRFLNDNGIATAPFRTVDSQADLEQALAEFGGEGVLKTRRFGYDGKGQRVYRKGDDASGGYQALGAVPLILEGFVPFAREISIIAARSISGEIACYDPAENIHRDGILHTSTVPASISPQTAAAAKSAAEKLLTGLDYVGVVGLELFLMADGSLIANEMAPRVHNSGHWTEAACVISQFEQHIRAVTGLPLGDPARHGDCVMTNLIGDDIVAVPDWLAKPGALVHLYGKAEARPGRKMGHVTEVRNRE
- a CDS encoding YdcH family protein yields the protein MPDQDHADTRLQLARLRQEHEDYDAAINAMVQVGCDALRIQRMKKKKLAIKDRLTKLEDQLIPDIIA